CTTTCAGGGATGGTCAGCTGTGGCAGATGCCCCTAGGGTCCAGGTCTGCCCATTTAAAGATCGTGAGTCAAGCGATTCTTTTTAGTCACCATAAAATAAACTGACTTGGTTTTGTTGGAAAAGCTTGTGATGACTGCTGCCTTCAACGCAGGTCTTGAGGAACTGTGGTCTGGAGTCACATTTGACCCACTGGAGCAGACGCTATCGTGGGAACCGGCCTGTCCCGTTACCGCCGTGGTCACATTGTGCCATAAAGGAGAAGACGGCGTCTGTGTGGCTCTGCCTCACGCCTCCCGGAATGTCAGCAGAGACAAGGTACGAGCTGGAAAAATGGGAGAACTGTCTATTATCATTGCTCAAAGCTTCTAGCAGCAGGCGAATGTCACAAAGTGTGAAAGCAcgagtacatacagtacagtacatttacattgTGTTACACAGAGTTCATCAACTAGATAACTTGGATTAATCAGTGCTCCTGATTCCCTGATGACTTATGCGTGATGAATGAAATTATTTTGCCAACATCCTCCTTATTATAATAATTCACATAGTTTACCTTTCACGCAAATGCAAATTACTAAGACGTCATCAGGAACAGCTTTTTAAGGCTATTATGTATCAGTAACTGCACAGTTTAGCAGTACAGTATAGCTTGGACTGATTCAAATGTCTTTAGCTCATATCATCTTTTAGAGTCACGTAGTCAAGGTCAGACCACAACGCTGACTGAAACAGGTTCTTACTTGCTGCGGTTCCAAGAACAAAAGGTAGAGCCTTTGGTTCGCGACAATAGGTGTCACCTGATTCAAACCCGAGGCTATGTCCCTGGAGAAGGGAATTCTCTGATCAAGTAAAAATAGCTTGTGACGCAGACGGCGTGTCTGCCTGAGGAAGGTTCGGTCCGAGTGACCTGAAACGCCCGACCACCACACCCCACCAACGAAACACGAGCACTGCAGTCAGCGCCCCGGGGAGGGATTACGTCATGGTTTAGGTATCAGCCTTGCAATCTTGCCTTTCAGATGACGTTTGCTAAAGTGGACCCGCATCCTCAACTCTGCATAAAGGTAACAATAGCTCTTTTCATTTTCGCTCTACAGTAAGAGGAGGGCTCATATCCACTTCTGTAGCATTTAAGATTAAAATTAGTGGTTCACCATTAAATGTAAATTATGTCCAGTAGAAACGGAAGACTGAACGGCTCATTTGAAGCACTGAGCAAATCTACTTCCTTGGTGAACAATTTCTTCCCCATGTGTTTTATAGGTATTAGTGGTTTGGTTTTATTGGTAACTTGGCAGAGCCAGACAAGCTGTTTCTTCCTGTTTATCCATTTCTGTGCCAAACTAACCACCTGTAAACCCCGTGGGAAAATTTATATTACTATAAGGTACCTTGTCATCTAACAAACCCCAGTGCCTGAGCTACTTTTGAACAAGCTGGCACGCCAAAGCtttttcatatacagtactgcggtaaaacatgaaacacataACCTCCTTGCAGGACaaagcataaaataaaaataaaatacatgggACTGCCGCACATACAAAAGTCCTTATTCCTTGTAGTTTCTTTATTAAATTCTTTGGAAGTTTTTTACTGAACCTTCCTTTGAAGTTTTTTGTTCCCATAACACAACCACTGTTGTGACAGATGCCTGGTAATCCAACCACAAAGCAGAAGTAATAGTACTGCTGTTGCCAACAGATGTATTGTCTCCATTTTATATGATTTTATAATGGGATTACACCTTGCTTTGGAAGCGCTTACCGTGGACATGTGGTAACTTGTTTAATAGGCTCTTTGATGCTAATCCCATTCGCTGTACAAGGATTGCCTGAAGTGAACTTTTCTAATGTTTTATGTCAAATCAAATTATAATTAAGTGTAAAATCTTCTTTAGTTCACTGTAGGGTCTCAGTCCTGGACCAGTTGCCCCTTTGCACAATTGAGCTTCAAAGGTAATACTGTTCTTGGCTTCTATGAGTAAATAGTATATATTTGAGAGACGTTCTGTATGGTTTTGCCATAATAATGTGCATTCCGATTACAACTgtgaaatctttttttccagcaTGGGAGTTGGTTGTGAGTGGAAAGCAGGGTCATGAAGCAGTGAAGATGTTGGCACACACCGACGCAACTTTCTCGGTGGGGCAGTGTGTGAACTCTGCAGAGTCTGGTTCGTGCCACATCGCTGAAACACACAGCCTACATGTGGTAGGTGCTGCTGTACGCACACGCCAGGAAAACAGCATCTGCTGCAAACTCAGGGCAGGGACCACGGCGCAGCTTTGAAAGACATTTCCTTATTAGGTGTTTAATGAAGGCCAACAATTCTTTAGAACAGACAGCCCTAGATCTTTAGTTGTTGTAGGTCACAGGGAAGAGTAGATAAGGAGATTTATCGTGTTTCTGATACATATCCAACTTTTCTACAGTAAGTGCTTTTGTTATGCGAAGGTGTCCCAACACGCTTGTGCTGATTGCATACCAGCTTCTCGTGTTCCTACAATTATCTACTTGTTCCTGAGGGGTGCCGTGTTTTCCTTCAGCTCTTGTAACAATTACACTTCCAAAACAGTGGTTGACACTGATCAAGAAGTATTTGCAAAAACATCAGTCATTTATTTTAGTTGTGTTGTAGCACAGGAAGTCAGTAACTAATGTGTCATCAAAGTTTTGGCAACAACTATTATTTTATGACTATGTGCTGATGggtgcttttgtttcttttctcacATCAGGAAAGGAATAAAGCTGTCGCCTTAAACCTGACACTGTGCAAAGCTTGTCtccaggtacagtatgtttgtacaGTTAATAACACACTAGCTCCTTTCCCCGCATCTTCACATACAATAGTCTGACTTTGTTTCGATGTACTTGAACAGGTCAAGAGGGTCGATGTGAACTATGCTGTTCCAGTCACTCACTGTTTTGATCAATGCAGTAAGTATGAGTTTGCATCCGTCCTCCAATTTTAAATGGTTTACACTACTTTTAAACAATGtgctctgaagctgcagcagagaataTTTGGGCTGTCAGGCAGTTCTGTAATTACTAATGCATGTGTCCTTCTTTTGCCCAAGTGAATTTCTCTCATACATAACTGAGACCAAAATTCTAAAAACTTCAATACTGTACTAATAAATTGTCTATAGAAGAATTAATGTAATCTTTCTCTCTAGCTTCTCTCTTTAACAATTGGCGAAAACACTAATCAAACTATGTCTTGTGTCAATGTCCTAACTTCTATCAACTAAATTCTCCTTACAGATCAGTCTGTTCCAAATGAAAAACTTTCCACGATCCCCCACCTCTTTGATTTGACTTGGCTCAttgttgcagctgctgcttgcATCTCTGGTGTAATTATTGTCACTCTGGTGCTCCACATAGTGTTAACTGGTGAGTATATTAGCTAACTGTAAGGTTGAGGTTGTAGGTttcaaaatatacagtataagttCGATTCTATGAGGATACATTTTTCCCCAGACGGAATATAGTTTGCATCTGTTATGCTTGGATGAATGGTTTACAGTAATCACCATGTACCGTTGATATgttacaaaatacaaaatacaactcATCTGAATAAAATCAACCACAGAATTTGTCCATAAAGTGGTCTATTTCCTGATCAAACTCCCCATGTTCCACTTTAGTGCATCAGAGGCGGAGACAAAAAAGGCGTGGAAATAAAAAAGGTAAGGCGAGTGAATGATGCGTCTGTAACTACATGGCTTACAGTGCCAATGTAACTGAACCCTGAAGCCGTGTTTTTGTTGCAGGTCCTACTGCTAATACTGTGGCCTCTGcattacaaacacaaactcacctCCATGAAGGAATCCTCATACCGGATTCACCACAGTGTGGCAATGCGGAGAAGGCCGTCCTGATCTCCAAGTGACAAATCCGGTCAAAAAACTGTTCTggcagtatgtacagtataaggcttgtgtaagtactgtacagtatattgcacAACCCAGATAAGTTCTCTGTTGAATGCAGTGCACACCTTTGTTACAAATATTTCAATGgatgtttgtgcatttgtgctGGTTAGTATACTTGTTACAGTTGTTATATATTGTGCGTGGTGTTGTCTGGTCAGGTCAAAGTAAAGTCAGCTTGCAGCTAAACAGTAACAGTTTTAAGTTAACTGTCTATtattaatatgtaatatatatatatatatatatatatatatatatatatatatatatatatatatatatatatatatatatatatatatatatatatatatatatatatttgtatatatataataacaatatatatataaacaaaaatgcagtgtttgttgttttgtataCAACATTTTATGTAACAGCCCATGTGGTTATGGAGTTGAAAtccctgttttcttttattggACTTTAATAGTACATTAGTCACAATCTGAAATACGTCATGTTTTATAGTgagatatttacagtatgtaaga
Above is a window of Betta splendens chromosome 9, fBetSpl5.4, whole genome shotgun sequence DNA encoding:
- the il17rel gene encoding putative interleukin-17 receptor E-like isoform X1, yielding MILWIVLLMSHCCFSLNRAAAESTTLERIKKCATRCSQGLQCKPKANGLFPRPCQKPAEVLNASSVFHNISFSTVMSCQGRQKCSLHLRIKTLLQLSESIHGVSICTATIGMMNSCRTFVFAKASRQKMAGLQVEVENDCTDISPNQQVQVTVKTVPNYCDVTWTGTYDAPGCFSGDLRRHVPECITGRLSYDADTERREMIVNVSDMLEDSNYYVRLCRKDFICIGTEAIKLINKEEPVKSAVLPYSRPLPCLCIEGWSAVADAPRVQVCPFKDRLEELWSGVTFDPLEQTLSWEPACPVTAVVTLCHKGEDGVCVALPHASRNVSRDKMTFAKVDPHPQLCIKFTVGSQSWTSCPFAQLSFKAWELVVSGKQGHEAVKMLAHTDATFSVGQCVNSAESGSCHIAETHSLHVERNKAVALNLTLCKACLQVKRVDVNYAVPVTHCFDQCNQSVPNEKLSTIPHLFDLTWLIVAAAACISGVIIVTLVLHIVLTVHQRRRQKRRGNKKGPTANTVASALQTQTHLHEGILIPDSPQCGNAEKAVLISK